DNA sequence from the Ischnura elegans chromosome 8, ioIscEleg1.1, whole genome shotgun sequence genome:
tcataaaatttaaacgaaaataattatccaatgaaaattagtactctcctctatttatttacgaaaataatcaggcaatttttaagtaattgaatttttattaatgaccatagcctttcatcgatagcgtgTAGGTATGTAAAGTGAAACTATTtgcgaaaataaatcgaaaatagtttgaaaaatatcactacagCGTTGCTGTGGTTATATTGaactttacttttcttctttaaacttttctcaacctcatacAATATATGAAACAAATTACTCACTTTATATTTTACACTTCGCTGTTGGCAATTCTGCACGTGAGTAATAACGTGGTAAAGAAGGGGTAAAGCTTACTAGGGTAAATTTGCCCCAAAATACCAGAAAATTTtccgtctaaattatcttttgtgctgactgggcaCTGTGACCCAAAATTCTGGCTTACGAGTAATGTGCCTAAGTTTTCATGTAATTTCTGACCATGATCGGCCTGTATAGTGAATCTATCAACTTCCTTTGCAGATTGAAAATTTGGAGTTCTCTAAGCAATCAGATGTTGCGATTGCGCATGATGTGTTGGAATATTGggctgatgatgatgaggatgCAATTCCAGAAAATTTGGCTTACATCCTTGAAGGCCTTGGACTTCATGAAGCAGCTGAAGCTCTCTCCTGATCTTGCTTTAAATTCATGTGATTTGTGTAATTTTTACACAGAACTGTACTCCATTTACCTCGTGAATGGTATTGAAGATGCGATCTAAGATTTTTATATTGTTTGTGTATTTGAAGGATTATCATTTCTAAATGTTGATTTCTActgaaaaagtattattatttctccttattaatccttaaaatgtggatatttcttgttataaactatcaatgACTTATTTATGTCTCATGGTTTTATCCCTGAAGTGCTCAATATGCGAAGTAAAAGGTATGTTTGTGAAAATACTCGGGTAAAATAtggaagcatatttttcaattgcttGAATCTAATGCATTGTATGATAACAGGCGgtgattgaaaaaatttattatttttttcatctttagctgaagtttttttcttacatgtaaatttattttttgaataatttattcactagTCGATTTGGGTTTTCTCTGCTAtggaaggaatttttaaaatgatgaagtcaaccagtggtggatctatgggggggggggggatgtagctccccccttggatatccaatttacaatagatagGATGGTAATTTTTCCGATCCCCACTACTGGTTGAATTTAACCCCCTCTAGGCCTCCCCCttgtccccatcctggatccgccactgaagtCAACTGTATCTATTGTCTTGCTGAGAAGGCAGAAATGGATCATGGACATTACTATATATGCAGTGGTTTACCCAGGATATGGGCAAGTGGGGGGTAGGTGAGTGTAGAATGTATCACGTAGTGATTTGCTCGCTGAGTGAGAGCTCTTATTGAGTGCTTACCACCCCCAAAATATGACCATCGAGTTTGGCGAGACGCAGCACAGCAATACCAGCAACAGCCATGCTCAAGCTGCGCTCTTATTGATGATCACTAAAGCAAGGGTGAACATAGCtggggagcagctaggaattaaggctgggggggtgttAGGTGCAACGAATAACGGGGTGTGTGGGGgaatagaatacccaccaggataagtggtaggtgagGGATTATAACTTTCagatggttcaaaatagtgagttttacagttttgtgagggatattttattaatccttacactattcgattaatccaaatatgtaaaatgcattaaacgtaaaaatttctttgagctctgggagTGGAGGGGGGTTATCCTCCAAACCTaccctcgctgcgcccctggaacATAGACCATCTTTTCTTACTAATTGTGCTCACATTCTACAACTACTTTGTCACCCTTACGTCGTATGCCTAATTATATACCAGCcccaagcattttattttatatttggatTTATCGAGGTCAGCGAGTACCTGCCACGGTATGCGCTTGGTATTACGCTCATAAGAGCGGTGCACAACTGCGTTAACGTAACTTTAAAATGAACGGGGGCTCCAAATTTACCAGTGGCTGCCAAAATAATAATTCTGACAACAGTTGTACGGCGTGTGTTTCGCCATCCCGTCCACGCCTACGAATTACGGAAGCAAAACAACGCTAAAACcttagaaataactttttttcatgtATTGGTCATTCGAACAGACCGTTTCAGCTGGGGGCACGGTTGTTTGTGCACGAATAACAAGGTCGAGCAGCACACAGTGCGAGATTAGCCTGAATAAACCATTTCTGGGCATGAATTAAGTTAATCTGAGTATCCAATAGGTATCTGTTGTAATGCACATATACATGCGACCATTAGCTTCTATATAAATTAATATACGTTCAAGAATGCAACGTGGGATTCCGTGAACTTGGGTACTTTTGAAAATTTGCCTCTTATAAATAATAAGAGAAATGCGCTATCCGCACAATAGCGAGGGCGGCGAGGGAGTGGGGGTTATTTGAGTTGAACTCCATAGTTGTCCATAGTGGAGATATGGTATTCGGTGTTATTTTGTATCAGAATTTCCCGGTAGTCAGAGTGATTACAGGCACTTGAGCTCCAATAGTTGCGATACATATCTTGTGGATGTGATGTGCCAAGTTGCGATCTCGGAGTGCGATGAATTCGTTGAGCATCGAGTACTTCTACGGTGATAAACACGGCACCTACCCCTCTGGCAACGAGTACCTAGGGATAACAAGGGTAACAAATCACATTGCGGCTgtgttaaaaaattgattttttttgtttttgtgtctTACCTGGGAAGAGGAAAACTTTCTAAAGTGATAAGAGTTGTGTTACCTTGAATGCTAAGTTTTAGAAGATTTTATAGGTGAGTTTTAATGATGTTGACAGTATATCTGTGATTAATTTCGAAATACGCGTTATTGATGCCGATTgtgcttttcatttattttctatccGTATTGTAGATCATTTGCTGTATTAAGTAGGACGACATACCTTGACGAAATGAAGAACGTTGTATTCGTTTTGGGTCCACCAGGCTCTGGTAAAGGCACTCAATGCGAGAAGATAGTTAATCATTTCGGCTACATCCACCTTTCTGCTGGTGATCTTTTGAGGAAAGAATGGGCGAAACAAAATTCCAAGTATCATGATACGTTGGAGCACTGCTTTCGTAACGTTAAGGTAGTTCCTTCCGAAATTACTTTTAGACTCCTGATGGAGGCCATGGTTAATGCTGATTCGCATAACTTCCTCATCGATGCATTTCCTATGAATGATGACAACCTGAAGTATTGGAACAAAGAGGTATCAAATGATGTCAACTTACAGTTTGTTCTCTACTTCGACTGTCCTCAAGAAGTATGTGTAGAGAGATGTCTAAGTCGGGGCACGGCTGCTAGCAAAAGAATAGACGACAATACTGAAGCTCTGAAGAAAAGATTTGACACTTACATAAACGATACTCTGCCTATTATTGAACACTACAAGTCTCATCATCTGCTTCGTACTATTTTGGCTAACAGGTGTCCTGATGATGtttttaatgatttgaaaaaggaaTTTCATCGGAAGGAGGGtagctaaatattttaataattgctcTCAATCGTGGTACTTATTGTGTCAACCCAGTCTTTCAGACATTGGGAAAGAAGGATAACTTTTGTGTAATCGGGGCTCTTTCAAATCTGGTtccaaattgataaaaatggaaacattttttgagtgctctccttatttatatatattgcCCCCTTTTTTGATGTATGTTACTCGATGGAATTGAAGGACAACCACATTTTGAAATcctttttgtgaaattttctaaaaattttgaaaagcgcATGTGCATGCAAATATGATGTACAATAGATATTCTGTATTGCTGCAATGAAGTTACAAAATTGTGCTCAATTTCATCTGctttattattcataatttttcttgtaatttgCACCAAGTTGTAAATTGGCGATTGACCGCTTCGTAGCAACTACAATTACTGGATGTATGTGCTGGCCGGATAtcataagtgatatttttaagtaaaagttCAATTTGACCCTTTTGCTGCTATGAACATACCTGGTACATTTGCATGGCAGGCTGCTACAAAGGTACATTTTCTTCCTGCCCAACATTTGCTCGGTACTTTCGCCACATGTGAAGGGTAGGTTTCAGGAGAGTGAGCAGCAGTGGAATGGTTAAAATActgatagaaatattttcaattgcgTGGGAATTGCTGCTTAGTAGGTAGGCATATTTGTGTTCAAAATCAATGGCAGGGATTGAGGTGGGTATTGGATTTCAGAATTTATCAGAAGTCATGATGATTTTcggttttaattaattttaacttttttaagataattataatgtttataaattCTTTGTGGGAAATTAATTGCATAATATAGCATTAATTCTGCTCTCAAGTTCATGAAGATGTCCCTACCTCCATTGAGATGACTCGCACCTCTCCCTCCAACCTCTAAATGCTTTAATGCCAGACATTCCTTTTAAATCTTCCCTCTTTTCTTCATGATGTGGCTGGTGGTTAAATGAATGTTCCTTGCTAATTTCATTGTTGACATATCCATTGTGGATACAATTGATTTTGTTTGTTATCTTTTCATACTTTCGGGATTTTCAATTCTATCGCATTGACTTATATTGATAGCAGGGTCACCATTTTTCAAGTTTGCATCT
Encoded proteins:
- the LOC124164053 gene encoding UMP-CMP kinase 2-like; translated protein: MLSFRRFYRSFAVLSRTTYLDEMKNVVFVLGPPGSGKGTQCEKIVNHFGYIHLSAGDLLRKEWAKQNSKYHDTLEHCFRNVKVVPSEITFRLLMEAMVNADSHNFLIDAFPMNDDNLKYWNKEVSNDVNLQFVLYFDCPQEVCVERCLSRGTAASKRIDDNTEALKKRFDTYINDTLPIIEHYKSHHLLRTILANRCPDDVFNDLKKEFHRKEGS